In Microcaecilia unicolor chromosome 1, aMicUni1.1, whole genome shotgun sequence, the following are encoded in one genomic region:
- the LOC115462973 gene encoding zinc finger protein 850-like, which yields MHKRLNSVLKPFTSTMCGKSFTTDSLRDHPKTDTGMNPFTCTDCNESFSQKEHLTKHKRIHTIERLPGSEGGKSFTEKTTLTIHQRIHTGEKPFTCTECGKSFSEKGRLTLHQRIHTGVKPFTCSACGKSFISKSALKRHQVIHSALKPFTCTECNKSFSQKVHLINHKRIHTIELFPCSECGKSFSKKGRLTLHQRIHTGVKPFTCSACGKSFFSKSALKRHQLIHSGLKPFTCTECGKSLTTKGTLIKHQKIHTGEKPFTCSECGKSLSTKGTLIKHQKIHTGEKPFTCSECGKSFNKKGTLIKHQKIHTGEKPFTCSECGKSFNKKGTLIKHQKIHTGEKPFLYNQCGKSFSIMGSLIMHQRIHTGEKPFTCSECGKSFTVKNTLTIHQRIHKGVNLFTCNECGKSFNKKGTLINHQKIHTGEKPFTCTECGKSLSTKGTLIRHQRIHTGEKPFTCSKCCKSFTEKKTLIIHQRIHTGEKPFTCSECGKSFIDKSSLKRHQVIHSALKPFTCTDCNKSFSQKEHLINHKRIHTIERFPCSQCGKSLTTKGKLMKHQKIHTGEMPFTCSECGKSFTGKNILTRHQRIHTGEKPFTCTECGKSFTEKTTLTIHQRIHTGEKPFTCTECGKSFSEKGRLTLHQRIHTGVKPFTCSACGKSFFSKSALKRHQVIHSGLKPFTCTECGKSLSTKGILIKHQKIHIEEKPFTCSECDKSFSDKGRLIKHQKIHTGEKPFTCSECGKSFNEDGKLTIHQRIHTGEKPFPCSECGKSFSDKGRLTIHQRIHTGVKSFTCTECGKSFSKKASLTVHHRIHTGEKPFTCTECDKSFSEKGKLTTHQRIHTGEKPFTCTECGKNFSVKATLTKHQRIHTGMKPYT from the coding sequence atgcacaagAGACTTAATTCAGTATTGAAACCATTTACCTCTACtatgtgtggtaaaagcttcactacAGATAGTCTCCGAGACCACCCGAAAACTGACACTGGAATGAACCCATTTACCTGTACTGACTGTAATGAAAGCTTCAGTCAAAAAGAACACCTCACAAAACACAAGAGAATCCACACCATTGAGCGATTGCCAGGTAGTGAgggtggtaaaagctttactgagaagactacactgaccatacaccagagaatccacacaggagaaaagccatttacatgtactgagtgtggtaaaagctttagtgaaAAGGGAAGACTGACTctacaccagagaatacacacaggggtGAAACCATTTACGTGTAGTgcttgtggtaaaagcttcattaGCAAGAGTGCACTTAAAAGACACCAGGTAATCCATTCCGCATTGAAACCATTtacctgcactgagtgtaataaaagcttcagtcagaaggtacACCTCATAAACCACAAGAGAATCCACACAATTGAGCTATTTCCATgtagtgaatgtggtaaaagctttagtaaaaagggaagACTGACTctacaccagagaatacacacaggggtGAAACCATTTACCTGTAGTGCTTGTGGTAAAAGCTTCTTTAGCAAGAGTGCACTTAAAAGGCACCAGCTAATCCATTCAGGACTGAAACCATTTACCtgcactgagtgtggtaaaagcttaacTACGAAGGGAACACTGATcaaacaccagaaaatccatacaggagagaagccatttacatgtagtgagtgtggtaaaagcctaAGTACGAAGGGAACACTGATcaaacaccagaaaatccatacaggagagaagccatttacatgtagtgagtgtggtaaaagctttaataAAAAGGGAACACTGATcaaacaccagaaaatccatacaggagagaagccatttacatgtagtgagtgtggtaaaagctttaataAAAAGGGAACACTGATcaaacaccagaaaatccatacaggagagaagccgttTTTATATAatcagtgtggtaaaagctttagcatAATGGGAAGTCTGATcatgcaccagagaatccacacaggtgagaagccgtttacatgtagtgagtgtggtaaaagctttactgtgaAAAATacactgaccatacatcagagaatccacaaaggGGTGAATCTGTTTAcatgtaatgagtgtggtaaaagctttaataAAAAGGGAACACTGATCAAccaccagaaaatccatacaggagagaagccgtttacatgtactgagtgtggtaaaagcttaagTACGAAGGGAACACTgatcagacaccagagaatccatacaggagagaagccatttacatgtagtaagtgttgtaaaagctttactgagaagaaaacactgatcatacatcagagaatccacacaggagagaagccatttacatgtagtgagtgtggtaaaagcttcattgATAAGAGTTCACTTAAAAGACACCAGGTAATCCATTCAGCACTGAAACCATTTACCTGTACTgactgtaataaaagcttcagtcagaaagaaCACCTCATAAACCACAAGAGAATCCACACCATTGAGCGATTTCCATGTAgtcagtgtggtaaaagcttaacTACAAAGGGGAAACTGATGaaacaccagaaaatccatacaggagagatgccatttacatgtagtgagtgtggtaaaagctttactgggaAGAATATactgaccagacaccagagaatccacacaggtgagaagccatttacatgtactgagtgtggtaaaagctttactgagaagactacactgaccatacaccagagaatccacacaggagaaaagccatttacatgtactgagtgtggtaaaagctttagtgaaAAGGGAAGACTGACCctacaccagagaatacacacaggggtGAAACCATTTACCTGTAGTGCTTGTGGTAAAAGCTTCTTTAGCAAGAGTGCACTTAAAAGGCACCAGGTAATCCATTCAGGACTGAAACCATTTACCtgcactgagtgtggtaaaagcttaagTACGAAGGGAATACTGATcaaacaccagaaaatccatatagaagagaagccatttacatgtagtgagtgtgataaaagctttagTGACAAGGGAAGACTGATcaaacaccagaaaatccatacaggagagaagccattcacatgtagtgagtgtggtaaaagctttaatgAGGATGGaaaactgaccatacaccagagaatccacacaggagagaagccatttccatgcagtgagtgtggtaaaagctttagtgacAAGGGAAGACTGACCATACaccaaagaatccacactggagtgaagtcatttacatgtactgaatgtggtaaaagctttagtaagaAAGCAAGCCTGACTGTACACCacagaatccacactggagagaagccatttacatgcactgagtgtgataaaagcttcagtgagaagggaaaactgaccacacaccagagaatccacacaggagagaaaccatttacatgcactgaatgtggtaaaaattTTAGTGTGAAGGCAACACTGACCAAACACCAGCGAATCCACACAGGTATGAAGCCATATACGTGA